One window of Saimiri boliviensis isolate mSaiBol1 chromosome 4, mSaiBol1.pri, whole genome shotgun sequence genomic DNA carries:
- the LOC104651131 gene encoding glutathione S-transferase A1: protein MAEKPKLHYFNARGRMEPIRWLLASAGVEFEEKLIKSPEELDKLRNDGYLMFQQVPMVEIDGMKLVQTRAILNYIANKYDLYGKDIKERALIDMYIEGMADLYEMILLLPLCKPEEKDAKIAMTKEKTKNRYLPAFEKVLKSHGQDYLVGNKLSRADIQLVELLCYVEELDSSLTSSFPLLKALKTRISNLPTVKKFLQPGSPRKPPMDPKTLEEARKIFRF from the exons ATGGCGGAGAAGCCCAAGCTCCACTATTTCAATGCACGGGGCAGAATGGAGCCCATCCGGTGGCTCTTGGCCTCAGCTGGAGTAGAG TTTgaagagaaattaataaaatctcCAGAAGAATTGGACAAGTTAAGAAACG ATGGGTATTTGATGTTCCAGCAAGTGCCAATGGTTGAGATTGACGGGATGAAGCTGGTGCAGACCAGAGCCATCCTCAACTACATCGCCAACAAATACGACCTCTATGGGAAAGACATAAAGGAGAGAGCCCT gATTGATATGTATATAGAAGGTATGGCAGATCTGTATGAAATGATCCTTCTTTTGCCCTTATGTAAACCTGAGGAAAAAGATGCCAAGATTGCCATgaccaaagagaaaacaaaaaatcgcTATTTGCCTGCCTTTGAAAAA GTCTTAAAGAGCCACGGACAAGACTACCTTGTTGGCAACAAGCTGAGCCGGGCTGACATTCAGCTGGTGGAACTTCTCTGCTACGTGGAAGAGCTTGACTCCAGCCTTACCTCCAGCTTCCCTCTGCTGAAG GCCCTGAAAACCAGAATCAGCAACCTGCCCACGGTGAAGAAGTTTCTGCAGCCTGGCAGCCCAAGGAAGCCTCCCATGGATCCGAAAACTTTAGAAGAAGCAAGGAAGATTTTCAGGTTTTAA